GGGATGGGACCTGATCGCCCCCTGACCGAACACCATCAGGCTGCGGGTCAGGATATTGGCGCCCTCCACAGTGATCGCCACCGGAATCGCGCGATAATGATTGCCCAGATAATTATGCGGCCCATCGATCACCGCCTTGCCGCCATGCACGTCCATCGCATCGTTGATGACGACGCGCATCCGCTCGGTCGCGTGGAGCTTGAGGATCGAGGAGATAACGGCGGGGTGATTACCCTGATCAAGGCCGGCGCAGGTCAGGCGGCGGGCACCATCGAGCAGATAGGCATTGGCGGCAATCCGGGCCAGCCGCTCCTGCACCCCCTCGAACCGGCCGACCGGCAGGTTGAACTGCGATCGAACACGGGCATAGGCACCGGTCGTATGGGCGGCGAAGGCCCCAGCCGCCGCCGAGAGCGACGGCAGGGAAATACCCCGCCCGGCAGCCAGCGCGCTCATCAGCATCTTCCAGCCCTGACCAGCCCGCTCAGGTCCGCCGACGATATTGTCGAGCGGAATGAAGACATCATGCCCTTCATTCGGTCCGTTCTGGAAACTCTGCATCGAGGGAAGATGGCGCCGTCCGATCACGACCCCGGGCAGATGCGTCGGCACCAGCGCGACCGTGATGCCGCGCTCGGCCTGCGCGCCAAGAAGATGGTCGGGATCGCGCAACTTGAAGGCGAGGCCCAGGATCGTCGCGACCGGCCCAAGAGTGATATAGCGCTTATGCCAGTTGAGGCGGATGCCGAGTATTTCGCGCCCTTCCCAGACGCCGCGGCAGACGATCCCTTCATCGACCATGGCTGCCGCATCCGACCCCGCTTCCGGGCTGGTCAGGCCGAAGGCGGGAATTTCCCGCCCGTCGGCAAGGCGGGGCAGCCAATAGGCCTGCTGTTCCTGGGTGCCGAAGCGCAGGATCAATTCGCCCGGGCCAAGTGAATTGGGCACCATGGCCGTGACCGCCCCCGATACCGATCGGGTCGCGATCTTGCGGACGATCTCACTATGGGCGAAATTGGAAAAGCCGAGCCCGCCATAGGTTTTGGGAATGATGATGCCGAAGAATTTCTGCGCCTTCATATAAGCCCAGGCCTCGGGCGACAGGTCGCGTGTTTCCCAGCTCATCTGCCAATCGTCGATCATGGCACAAAGCGTTTCGACCGGCCCCTCCATGAACGCCTGCTCTTGCGCCGTGAGGATGGGCCGAGGGATGGCGAGCAACTGGTTCCAGTCCGGATTGCCGGTGAACAGCGCGGCATCCCACCAGCTATTGCCGGCATCGATCGCTTCGCTTTCCGTATCAGAAAGCGGCGGCAGCGCGGACTGGACCAGGGAAAAGAGCGGACGGCTCAGGATTTCACGGCGGGCAGTGGCAAATATGGGCATGGCGTTCCTCTCGCCACCAACAACGCCGCGACGCGGGCAACGATCCCGCCTGCCACGGCAGGGACACGACGAACCGGTGCACCGCCAAGGGTGGGTGGCGACAGAAGACCCACGATCCCGCGCCGGCCATCGACCGCGCGAAGAGTGCCCTGGATATCAGCAAGGACGGGTAAGATAACTGTTTTTCAGGGGTTTGGACGAGACTGGAGCGGGTAGCGGGGATCGAACCCGCATCACAAGCTTGGAAGGCTAGTGCTCTACCATTGAGCTATACCCGCCCGTCAGGCGAAGCGCCCTGCCATCATTGTGGGGGCTTCGTCAACAGAGCATTGATGGTAAATGGCAGAGATCGCCCCTTAACCCCGTCTCGTCTTTGTTCTATCGCTCGACCATGACAAACCCATCCCTGCGCCAACTCGACATTTTCGCGCAGATGGTGGCCGCCGGCAGCCTGGCCGGCTGCGCCCGGACGCTGGGGGTCTCGTCCGCCGAAATCGAACGCGACATGGCATCGCTGGAAATGCGGCTCGGCTATCGATTGTTCGACGATCTTCGCGGGGCTGCCCGGCTGACCCCGGCCGGACGGCGCACGGCGCAGGCCATGACCCTGCTGGCGCAGGACGACCCCGATCAATGGGCCGAGGAAGAGGCGCCCGCCCCCGCTCCGCAACCCGGGCCGCCGCCCGCGCCGCCCGAGCTGTTACTGGACGCCGATGCGCAGTTGCCGGCCGCGCCCAAGGCGCCTAATCGCGCCATCATCCTGGCGACACCCGCGCCGGTGTTCGGCCATTTCCAGGATGCGCTGACCGCGTTCGAGGAGGCCAATGACGATATCGCCATCACCCTGGACCTGAGCGTCCAGTCGGCGGTCGAGGCAGCACGGGCGATCGAATCCCTGCGTGCCGACATCGCCTATTTCTATGCGCTGGAAGAGCCGGCAGGGTTGCCCTCGCGCTATGGCTGGTCGGAACAGGTCAATCTCTATGCCGGGGCGGACCATCCGCTGGCGCGCGCGAACAGCGTGTCGCGCGGCGACCTGGCCATCACGCCGCAACTGGCGATCGATCCGCGCAACGGGTTGCGCCCGATCATCGACGCGGCGCTGGCGCGTGGCGGCGCGCGACTGGGACCGGTGGTGCTGGAAACCGATAATATGTTCGACATCATCACCACCCTGCGCGAAGGCGCCGGATGTTTTGCGGCCTTTGGCCCGATGGCCCGCGACCTGGGGCGGATGAGCGGCATTCGTCGGCTGTCGTTGGATGTGCCATTGCCCGCGATCGAAGTGCGCCAGACCGTCAACGAACGATCCCTGTCACGCCCCGGCGTGCAGGCGCTGGCGGATTTCCTGTTCCTCTGACCCGATGGGGTTGCGGGAATCCGTCGCGCATCCGTCTTTCCCGACAGCATGATCCACGGCCCGGCGCCGAGATGCGCCGGTGCGGGCCGATGCACGAAAGCCACAGTCGGCAATAATAGCGCTGCATCGCAACAGAGTTGCGACAAGCCGGGCGAATGGACCTTGATATGATGTATCATGACCGATAGACGACAGCCATCCGCTCCCCCTGCTAGGATGACATAATTGATGTTCCGCCCCTCGCCGCTGCGCGCCGGCTGCGCCCTTTCCGCGCTGTGCCTTTCCCTTCCCGCCTTCGCGCAAAGCGCCGCCAAGCCCGATGCCGGCGACCAGGCCTATCATGATGAGCAGGCCAATATCGTCGTCACTGCGATCATCCCCCGCAAGCAGGGCGACATCCTGTCAGGCACGACGGTCGTGTCGGGCGAGCAACTGACTCGCGAACTGCGCCCGACGATCGGCGAGACGCTGGCGCGGCAGCCCGGCGTGTCCGCCACCTCCTTCGGCCCCAATGCCTCCCGCCCGGTGCTGCGCGGCTTCCAGGGCGAGCGCGTGCGCATCCTAACCGACGGCATCGGCAGCTTCGACGTGTCCAACACCTCGGTCGACCATGCCGTCGCGATCAACCCGCTGACCGCCGACCGGATCGAGGTGCTGCGCGGCCCGGCCGCCCTGCTCTATGGTTCGTCCGCGATCGGCGGCGTCGTCAATGTGATCGACAGCCGTATTCCGCGCCGCGTGCCCGACGAG
The sequence above is drawn from the Sphingobium sp. AP49 genome and encodes:
- a CDS encoding acyl-CoA dehydrogenase: MPIFATARREILSRPLFSLVQSALPPLSDTESEAIDAGNSWWDAALFTGNPDWNQLLAIPRPILTAQEQAFMEGPVETLCAMIDDWQMSWETRDLSPEAWAYMKAQKFFGIIIPKTYGGLGFSNFAHSEIVRKIATRSVSGAVTAMVPNSLGPGELILRFGTQEQQAYWLPRLADGREIPAFGLTSPEAGSDAAAMVDEGIVCRGVWEGREILGIRLNWHKRYITLGPVATILGLAFKLRDPDHLLGAQAERGITVALVPTHLPGVVIGRRHLPSMQSFQNGPNEGHDVFIPLDNIVGGPERAGQGWKMLMSALAAGRGISLPSLSAAAGAFAAHTTGAYARVRSQFNLPVGRFEGVQERLARIAANAYLLDGARRLTCAGLDQGNHPAVISSILKLHATERMRVVINDAMDVHGGKAVIDGPHNYLGNHYRAIPVAITVEGANILTRSLMVFGQGAIRSHPYLLQEIRAIGEADGTRALAEFDAVLWKHVGHALKTAIRAFARSWSGGLFAPAPRAGRATRFYRQMSRYAAGFAFLSDIAFLTLGGELKRREMLSARLGDILSELYLLSGALKRWEDEGRQDTDFPLLTWCMDNGFATIEQRFAEIIANFPARPVGWMLRLFLLPYGRRRSGASDRTVRQCAAIILEPNPARDRLVDNIFIGAAEEPVARLTEAFRLTVDTQPIHDRLRKAKIRDWRSAQARGLLTDQELAQLQVADKAVADIIAVDDFAPEELTGRPVTHALADAAE
- a CDS encoding LysR family transcriptional regulator encodes the protein MTNPSLRQLDIFAQMVAAGSLAGCARTLGVSSAEIERDMASLEMRLGYRLFDDLRGAARLTPAGRRTAQAMTLLAQDDPDQWAEEEAPAPAPQPGPPPAPPELLLDADAQLPAAPKAPNRAIILATPAPVFGHFQDALTAFEEANDDIAITLDLSVQSAVEAARAIESLRADIAYFYALEEPAGLPSRYGWSEQVNLYAGADHPLARANSVSRGDLAITPQLAIDPRNGLRPIIDAALARGGARLGPVVLETDNMFDIITTLREGAGCFAAFGPMARDLGRMSGIRRLSLDVPLPAIEVRQTVNERSLSRPGVQALADFLFL